A region from the Hylaeus volcanicus isolate JK05 chromosome 6, UHH_iyHylVolc1.0_haploid, whole genome shotgun sequence genome encodes:
- the LOC128877957 gene encoding tRNA pseudouridine synthase Pus10: MSLSIEEEKRIFNSLQKQNCCLRCCFRFICWRTQECYEDPIKIANSLGYITEKDVSSNDEVPCTACLGILQNRMQESVIQKIQTEVEKQNYDSETFVSALTVPTCVNFRERLLHMQCGLELGLSESALTSLKLKMQTIKDVWKLVITPKVEQAIRKQVDATTPSAFLIEIILMYKYNEKECESLLSMYKGTKSAVNKRKRKCNDNRFSRKSIETLMTNITDEEFAQCFKDFSLETPASADVENIVCSHSSIFIGGRYNKLSRELSQTPWFINGEKKMQTSVQDILGNPIAEAVGAQSIKFLSSGREDVDVRNIHAGRPFAIELINPRMTKITDELLLNLVDKINQSSQQVQITSNLKVLSRLDLKVLKEGENVKTKFYRALCICRDISKDALPLETLNDLKRVKIVQKTPVRVLHRRPLSPRIRLIYEMRARWAKPQELKKLLDTASEDPSVFFVLDIKTQAGTYVKEFVHGDFGRTKPSLCDILNTEVDIVALDVTGINLNWP, encoded by the exons ATGAGTCTCTCcattgaagaagaaaaacgcaTCTTCAATTCcttacaaaaacaaaactgTTGCTTAAGATGTTGCTTTCGATTCATCTGCTGGCGTACACAGGAGTGTTACGAAGATcctattaaaattgcaaacagT CTAGGATATATCACTGAAAAAGATGTTTCTTCCAATGATGAAGTTCCTTGCACAGCTTGCTTGGGGATTCTTCAAAACCGAATGCAAGAATCAGTTATTCAAAAA ATTCAGACAGaagtagaaaaacaaaattacgacAGCGAGACATTTGTATCTGCGTTAACGGTTCCTACTTGCGTGAACTTTAGAGAACGTTTGTTGCATATGCAGTGTGGTCTTGAACTTGGTCTTTCAGAAAGTGCATTGACCAGCCTCAAACTCAAAATGCAAACTATTAAAGACGTTTGGAAATTGGTAATTACTCCGAAAGTAGAGCAAGCTATCAGGAAACAAGTAGACGCAACAACACCCTCTGCTTTCCTTATTGAAATCATTTTGATGTATAAGTATAACGAAAAAGAATGCGAATCATT ATTGAGCATGTATAAAGGGACAAAAAGCGCGGTAAATAAGCGAAAAAGAAAGTGCAACGATAATAGATTTAGTAGAAAAAGTATAGAAACTTTAATGACCAATATAACGGATGAAGAGTTTGCTCAGTGTTTCAAGGACTTTTCCCTTGAAACACCTGCGAGTGCAGATGTAGAAAATATCGTGTGTTCGCATTCGAGCATTTTCATCGGAG GTCGATACAACAAGTTATCCAGGGAACTCAGTCAAACACCATGGTTTATAAACGGTGAGAAAAAGATGCAAACGTCTGTTCAAGATATATTAGGTAATCCCATTGCAGAAGCTGTAGGAGCTCAAT ctattaaatttctatcatCCGGAAGAGAGGACGTCGACGTTAGAAACATACATGCAGGGAGACCATTTGcgattgaattaataaatcctCGAATGACTAAAATAACAGATGAATTACTATTAAATCTAGTCGATAAAATCAATCAATCTTCCCAACAAGTCCAAATCACGTCAAATTTGAAAGTTCTATCTAGACTTGATTTGAAGGTATTGAAGGAAGgcgaaaatgttaaaacaaaattttatcgagCGCTTTGCATCTGTCGCGATATTTCGAAGGATGCGTTGCCTCTTGAAACATTGAATGATCTAAAGCGAGTAAAAATAGTCCAAAAAACACCGGTTAGAGTACTGCACAGACGACCTCTCAGCCCCAGAATACGTTTAATATACGAAATGAGAGCTCGCTGGGCAAAGCCTCaggaattaaagaaattattggaTACCGCGAGTGAAGATCCCAGCGTGTTTTTTGTATTGGATATTAAAACACAAGCGGGAACTTACGTAAAAGAATTTGTGCACGGCGATTTTGGACGGACTAAACCAAGTTTATGTGACATTCTTAATACCGAAGTTGATATCGTCGCGTTGGACGTGACaggtattaatttaaactggccatag
- the LOC128877972 gene encoding ubiquitin-conjugating enzyme E2 L5 isoform X2: MMELGDIRASAMKNFINLQVDESNILTWQGLILPDNPPYNKGAFRIEINFPAEYPFKPPRIIFKTKIYHPNVDEKGQVCLAIISPEYWKPATRTEQVVQALIALVNDPEPDHPLRANIAEEFVMDRKKFLKNAEEFTKKHAEKRRESSSSNE, from the exons ATGATG GAACTCGGCGATATAAGAGCTTCggcgatgaaaaattttataaatctaCAAGTAGACGAATCAAATATTCTAACTTGGCAAGGCCTTATACTGCCG GATAACCCGCCATATAACAAAGGAGCGTTTcgcattgaaataaatttccctGCAGAATATCCCTTTAAACCACCTAGAATAATCTTCAAAACGAAGATATATCATCCTAATGTAGACGAAAAGGGACAAGTATGTTTGGCGATCATAAGCCCCGAATATTGGAAACCAGCTACAAGAACGGAACAAG TTGTACAAGCTTTAATAGCATTAGTGAATGATCCAGAACCGGATCATCCTTTGAGGGCAAATATCGCGGAAGAGTTTGTGATGGATAGgaaaaaatttttgaagaacGCGGAAGAATTCACCAAAAAGCACGCGGAGAAAAGGCGAGAGTCATCTTCCTCTAACGAATAA
- the LOC128877953 gene encoding conserved oligomeric Golgi complex subunit 2 isoform X2, translating into MSKENINLPKAPKDLCFTELEFIQENFNVDTFLQEHKKSSKLETMRDDLGIYLKLLRSAMIDLINRDYIDFVNLSSNLIGLDKSINDLQTPLGQLREEVMQVRQTLDDEITAVSNNINENNKIREYKQSLFSLQHIYKSLNKLSSVLSLNAFLESPTKIDILEQAAAELNLLQFHMFRCKLDVMSDKQKESECFERSYMTHLNEFFFACIQEKNSALLIRCLRIYVMLDKIRDAEDLVRKEIVGPLIDNVINIENLQIDLLGLQSIYNRLLNILNIELKQLLDITLHSDKVSIKGFNFLVNSFWIDVEEKIERYIKCIFAPGDPVLFHSRYIATLEFLEKFESECVTPDSLAVLKENKQYKKFLKKWNLPVYFQIRFQEIAGVIETVLTKPISPASIKGTLDFLNQNEFSLHATYVVWDNLQKIWSDDVYLYQLFHRFWKFSLQICARYQTWAQTVLKEIWPIENEVNNSNKVEHSTKLNFLICLHKDIEKIVKMLPSLLETVQMKLKERKQGVLRLLEDSLNETTENFKVILPRVSEEIVNELLRPCVTHLKQVSDIPRLFRRTKRDVPTKPCAYVKNALAFLVSFHSDYKKVIPDNVNRWLELAFSSLTEYYLASVTDVLISVQKTEESLRRLKKIRDKSTGSFSSEVQGISDDEKIRIQLQVDVQITEMEISTLNVRYVEELLHAVETSSRRNRNS; encoded by the exons atgTCGAAggagaatattaatttacccAAAGCTCCAAAGGACTTGTGTTTTACAGAACTCGAGTTCATCCAA GAGAATTTCAATGTCGATACCTTCCTCCAAGAGCATAAGAAAAGTTCAAAATTAGAAACAATGCGAGATGATTTgggaatatatttaaaattgttgagaTCCGCCATGATCGATTTAATAAACAGAGATTACATAGATTTTGTGAACTTGTCCAGTAACTTGATCGGTCTTGACAAATCTATTAACGATTTGCAAACACCCCTGGGTCAATTAAGAGAAGAAGTAATG CAAGTACGACAAACGTTAGACGACGAGATTACTGCagtttctaataatataaacgaaaataacaaaatcagAGAATACAAGCAGAGTCTGTTTAGtttacaacatatttataaatcgCTGAACAAATTATCGTCGGTATTATCTCTAAATGCATTTCTTGAAAGCCCTACTAAAATAGACATTTTGGAACAAGCAGCAGCAGAACTCAATCTGTTACAATTTCACATGTTCAGATGTAAATTAGACGTTATGAGcgataaacaaaaa GAAAGTGAATGCTTCGAGCGATCTTACATGACGCATCTTAACGAGTTTTTCTTCGCGtgtatacaagaaaaaaattctgcTCTATTAATTCGTTGTTTGAGGATTTATGTAATGCTCGATAAAATAAGAGATGCAGAGGATTtagtaagaaaagaaattgttggtCCATTGATCGATAACgtaattaatatagaaaatttacaaattgacTTACTCGGTCTACAGAGTATATATAAcagattattaaatattttgaacataGAACTCAAACAACTTTTAGATATTACGCTACATTCCGATAA GGTGTCCATAAAAGGTTTTAATTTCTTAGTAAACAGTTTTTGGATTGACGTGGAAGAGAAAATTGAGCGatacataaaatgtatttttgctCCCGGAGACCCGGTACTCTTTCATTCG AGATACATAGCAACTTTAgagtttttagaaaaatttgaatccGAGTGTGTCACACCTGATTCTTTAGCTGTGttaaaggaaaacaaacaatataaaaagtttctaaaaaaatgGAATCTACCAGTATACTTTCAGATACGATTTCAAGAAATAGCTGGCGTTATTGAGACAGTTTTAACGAAACCAATATCGCCAGCATCCATAAAAGGAACTTTGGATTTTCttaatcaaaatgaattttctcttCATGCAACGTATGTTGTATGGGATAATCTCCAAAAAATTTGGTCTGACGATGTATATCTTTATCAACTCTTCCATCG attCTGGAAATTCAGTCTTCAGATATGTGCTAGATATCAAACGTGGGCTCAAACAGTGCTCAAAGAA ATATGGCCGATAGAAAATGAAGTCAACAACTCGAATAAAGTAGAACATTCCACGAAGCTCAATTTcctaatttgtttacataaagatatagagaaaattgtaaaaatgctTCCATCCCTTCTGGAAACAGttcaaatgaaacttaaaGAACGGAAACAGGGGGTATTAAGATTATTAGAAG ATTCCCTTAATGAAACTacggaaaatttcaaagttatCTTACCACGGGTTTCGGAAGAAATTGTGAACGAACTTTTGAGGCCATGCGTAACACATTTAAAACAAGTCAGCGATATACCAAGATTATTTAGACGAACGAAAAGGGACGTACCAACGAAACCGTGCGCTTACGTCAAGAACGCGCTAGCTTTTTTAGTTAGTTTCCATTCGGATTACAAGAAAGTTATACCAGACAACGTTAATCGTTGGTTGGAATTAGCTTTCTCTTCGCTGACCGAATA TTACTTGGCTTCCGTAACGGATGTGTTAATATCGGTACAAAAAACGGAGGAGAGTCTAAggagattgaaaaaaatacgcGACAAATCCACTGGTTCCTTTTCTTCTGAAGTTCAAGGAATCAGCGACGATGAAAAAATACGTATTCAATTACAAGTCGATGTACAA ATCACTGAAATGGAGATCTCGACTTTGAATGTCCGCTACGTGGAAGAGCTATTGCATGCCGTTGAAACATCCTCAAGGAG GAATCgaaatagttga
- the LOC128877961 gene encoding transmembrane protein 183 translates to MPILRKKSSRKINTENGNGNAIEDVTIDDFANTSRTHARFKKAATNMSSKVMQKATTQQEELYKADESDEPAPLNVNKSKKNSKGTLTSETGNRKSRMPQTSTEDEGVDYPLDVWFIISEYISPEAVGKFARICRNSYHVTTTGKFWFHLYKSYYRCVPGLPERLQPHCMVRVHGLRACVIRMLHYTYFVLKREIDDVFYQQDDPHSLVKRRCCLMWHKEGKMRWYFYFKFKEVPNSSRNTLKEKSEITGKKSDFLEMLEDVAANPEEDCKVLRVVCLKYSMLPLVIGLILQSVSMTLMPGFKEHRLQLRFGTSNIASSLTNQVVLNGVVHCQILNWWHPLYPHQDAITTIELPQSDFWDQS, encoded by the exons ATGCCTATATTACGAAAAAAGTCAAGCAGAAAGATAAACACTGAGAATGGAAATGGTAATGCGATTGAAG ATGTAACTATCGACGATTTCGCAAACACGTCGCGAACTCATGCGAGATTCAAAAAGGCTGCAACGAACATGTCTTCCAAAG tgATGCAAAAAGCAACAACACAACAAGAAGAGTTGTATAAAGCAGATGAAAGTGACGAACCTGCTCCGCTTAATGTAAATAAGTCTAAGAAAAATAGTAAAG GCACATTAACAAGTGAAACGGGAAATAGAAAGTCAAGAATGCCTCAAACAAGTACCGAAGATGAAg GTGTGGATTATCCATTGGATGTGTGGTTTATTATATCCGAATACATTAGTCCAGAGGCAGTAGGAAAATTTGCtagaatatgtagaaattcTTACCATGTAACAACAACAGGCAAATTTtggtttcatttatataagtc TTACTATAGGTGTGTACCTGGTTTACCAGAACGCCTTCAACCGCACTGCATGGTCCGTGTGCATGGGTTACGTGCTTGCGTTATCAGAATGTTGCATTACACTTATTTTGTGCTGAAACGAGAAATCGACGATGTCTTTTATCAACAAGACGATCCACATTCTCTCGTGAAAAGAAGATGTTGTCTCATGTGGCATAAA GAAGGAAAAATGCGGTGGTATTTCTACTTCAAATTTAAGGAAGTACCAAACTCGTCTAGAAAtacgttgaaagaaaaatccGAAATAACTGgtaaaaaatcagattttctcgaaatgttGGAGGACGTAGCTGCGAATCCAGAAGAGGACTGTAAAGTACTTAgg GtagtttgtttaaaatatagtatGTTGCCACTCGTGATCGGCTTAATTTTGCAATCGGTATCGATGACTTTGATGCCAGGTTTCAAAGAACATAGATTACAACTTCGTTTTGGGACATCGAATATCGCCAGTTCTTTAACGAACCAAGTGGTTTTAAATGGTGTCGTTCATTGCCAAATTCTAAACTGGTGGCATCCGCTATATCCCCATCAAGACGCGATTACAACTATCGAATTACCACAAAGTGATTTTTGGGATCAGAGCTAA
- the LOC128877972 gene encoding ubiquitin-conjugating enzyme E2 L5 isoform X1 has translation MAATRRLQKELGDIRASAMKNFINLQVDESNILTWQGLILPDNPPYNKGAFRIEINFPAEYPFKPPRIIFKTKIYHPNVDEKGQVCLAIISPEYWKPATRTEQVVQALIALVNDPEPDHPLRANIAEEFVMDRKKFLKNAEEFTKKHAEKRRESSSSNE, from the exons atggcagcTACGAGAAGATTGCAAAAG GAACTCGGCGATATAAGAGCTTCggcgatgaaaaattttataaatctaCAAGTAGACGAATCAAATATTCTAACTTGGCAAGGCCTTATACTGCCG GATAACCCGCCATATAACAAAGGAGCGTTTcgcattgaaataaatttccctGCAGAATATCCCTTTAAACCACCTAGAATAATCTTCAAAACGAAGATATATCATCCTAATGTAGACGAAAAGGGACAAGTATGTTTGGCGATCATAAGCCCCGAATATTGGAAACCAGCTACAAGAACGGAACAAG TTGTACAAGCTTTAATAGCATTAGTGAATGATCCAGAACCGGATCATCCTTTGAGGGCAAATATCGCGGAAGAGTTTGTGATGGATAGgaaaaaatttttgaagaacGCGGAAGAATTCACCAAAAAGCACGCGGAGAAAAGGCGAGAGTCATCTTCCTCTAACGAATAA
- the LOC128877953 gene encoding conserved oligomeric Golgi complex subunit 2 isoform X1 yields MSKENINLPKAPKDLCFTELEFIQENFNVDTFLQEHKKSSKLETMRDDLGIYLKLLRSAMIDLINRDYIDFVNLSSNLIGLDKSINDLQTPLGQLREEVMQVRQTLDDEITAVSNNINENNKIREYKQSLFSLQHIYKSLNKLSSVLSLNAFLESPTKIDILEQAAAELNLLQFHMFRCKLDVMSDKQKESECFERSYMTHLNEFFFACIQEKNSALLIRCLRIYVMLDKIRDAEDLVRKEIVGPLIDNVINIENLQIDLLGLQSIYNRLLNILNIELKQLLDITLHSDKVSIKGFNFLVNSFWIDVEEKIERYIKCIFAPGDPVLFHSRYIATLEFLEKFESECVTPDSLAVLKENKQYKKFLKKWNLPVYFQIRFQEIAGVIETVLTKPISPASIKGTLDFLNQNEFSLHATYVVWDNLQKIWSDDVYLYQLFHRFWKFSLQICARYQTWAQTVLKEIWPIENEVNNSNKVEHSTKLNFLICLHKDIEKIVKMLPSLLETVQMKLKERKQGVLRLLEDSLNETTENFKVILPRVSEEIVNELLRPCVTHLKQVSDIPRLFRRTKRDVPTKPCAYVKNALAFLVSFHSDYKKVIPDNVNRWLELAFSSLTEYYLASVTDVLISVQKTEESLRRLKKIRDKSTGSFSSEVQGISDDEKIRIQLQVDVQVYTNMITEMEISTLNVRYVEELLHAVETSSRRNRNS; encoded by the exons atgTCGAAggagaatattaatttacccAAAGCTCCAAAGGACTTGTGTTTTACAGAACTCGAGTTCATCCAA GAGAATTTCAATGTCGATACCTTCCTCCAAGAGCATAAGAAAAGTTCAAAATTAGAAACAATGCGAGATGATTTgggaatatatttaaaattgttgagaTCCGCCATGATCGATTTAATAAACAGAGATTACATAGATTTTGTGAACTTGTCCAGTAACTTGATCGGTCTTGACAAATCTATTAACGATTTGCAAACACCCCTGGGTCAATTAAGAGAAGAAGTAATG CAAGTACGACAAACGTTAGACGACGAGATTACTGCagtttctaataatataaacgaaaataacaaaatcagAGAATACAAGCAGAGTCTGTTTAGtttacaacatatttataaatcgCTGAACAAATTATCGTCGGTATTATCTCTAAATGCATTTCTTGAAAGCCCTACTAAAATAGACATTTTGGAACAAGCAGCAGCAGAACTCAATCTGTTACAATTTCACATGTTCAGATGTAAATTAGACGTTATGAGcgataaacaaaaa GAAAGTGAATGCTTCGAGCGATCTTACATGACGCATCTTAACGAGTTTTTCTTCGCGtgtatacaagaaaaaaattctgcTCTATTAATTCGTTGTTTGAGGATTTATGTAATGCTCGATAAAATAAGAGATGCAGAGGATTtagtaagaaaagaaattgttggtCCATTGATCGATAACgtaattaatatagaaaatttacaaattgacTTACTCGGTCTACAGAGTATATATAAcagattattaaatattttgaacataGAACTCAAACAACTTTTAGATATTACGCTACATTCCGATAA GGTGTCCATAAAAGGTTTTAATTTCTTAGTAAACAGTTTTTGGATTGACGTGGAAGAGAAAATTGAGCGatacataaaatgtatttttgctCCCGGAGACCCGGTACTCTTTCATTCG AGATACATAGCAACTTTAgagtttttagaaaaatttgaatccGAGTGTGTCACACCTGATTCTTTAGCTGTGttaaaggaaaacaaacaatataaaaagtttctaaaaaaatgGAATCTACCAGTATACTTTCAGATACGATTTCAAGAAATAGCTGGCGTTATTGAGACAGTTTTAACGAAACCAATATCGCCAGCATCCATAAAAGGAACTTTGGATTTTCttaatcaaaatgaattttctcttCATGCAACGTATGTTGTATGGGATAATCTCCAAAAAATTTGGTCTGACGATGTATATCTTTATCAACTCTTCCATCG attCTGGAAATTCAGTCTTCAGATATGTGCTAGATATCAAACGTGGGCTCAAACAGTGCTCAAAGAA ATATGGCCGATAGAAAATGAAGTCAACAACTCGAATAAAGTAGAACATTCCACGAAGCTCAATTTcctaatttgtttacataaagatatagagaaaattgtaaaaatgctTCCATCCCTTCTGGAAACAGttcaaatgaaacttaaaGAACGGAAACAGGGGGTATTAAGATTATTAGAAG ATTCCCTTAATGAAACTacggaaaatttcaaagttatCTTACCACGGGTTTCGGAAGAAATTGTGAACGAACTTTTGAGGCCATGCGTAACACATTTAAAACAAGTCAGCGATATACCAAGATTATTTAGACGAACGAAAAGGGACGTACCAACGAAACCGTGCGCTTACGTCAAGAACGCGCTAGCTTTTTTAGTTAGTTTCCATTCGGATTACAAGAAAGTTATACCAGACAACGTTAATCGTTGGTTGGAATTAGCTTTCTCTTCGCTGACCGAATA TTACTTGGCTTCCGTAACGGATGTGTTAATATCGGTACAAAAAACGGAGGAGAGTCTAAggagattgaaaaaaatacgcGACAAATCCACTGGTTCCTTTTCTTCTGAAGTTCAAGGAATCAGCGACGATGAAAAAATACGTATTCAATTACAAGTCGATGTACAAGTATACACAAACatg ATCACTGAAATGGAGATCTCGACTTTGAATGTCCGCTACGTGGAAGAGCTATTGCATGCCGTTGAAACATCCTCAAGGAG GAATCgaaatagttga
- the LOC128877962 gene encoding aurora kinase B, producing MHSKVDKPLANVPSEYKDAVLNTLYKMEDHIEARGPKYLWSIDDFEIGSPLGRGKFGRVYLAREKSTQYMVALKTLYKVELIKGRVEKQAMREIEIQTHLRHPHILQMLTYFHDHKRIYLVLEFAAGGELYKELKRQPNERFSEHLSAKYTYQVADALEYCHRNNVIHRDIKPENLLLTFAGDVKLADFGWSVHAPSSKRNTLCGTLDYLPPEMVTGQTYDIYVDHWCLGILCYEFLVGSPPFLSDSQQETYVKIKTLNINWPESITPGAKDLISKLIKRKSSERISMAAVKKHFWILKYKDAR from the exons ATGCATTCCAAAGTGGATAAACCTCTTGCCAATGTTCCATCAGAGTACAAAGATGCTGTTCttaatactttatataaaatggAAGATCACATCGAAGCAAGAGGTCCAAA GTATCTGTGGAGCATAGATGATTTTGAAATCGGCTCACCTTTAGGTCGTGGTAAATTTGGTCGTGTATACTTGGCGAGAGAGAAAAGCACGCAGTATATGGTCGCTTTGAAAACTCTGTACAAGGTAGAGTTGATAAAGGGACGTGTTGAAAAGCAAGCAAtgcgtgaaattgaaattcaaacgcATTTAAG aCATCCTCATATTCTTCAAATGTTGACATATTTCCATGATCATAAACGTATTTATCTTGTATTAGAATTCGCAGCTGGAGGAGAATTATACAAAGAATTAAAACGTCAGCCTAACGAGAGATTCAGTGAACATTT GTCTGCAAAGTATACTTATCAAGTCGCGGATGCGTTGGAATATTGTCATAGGAATAACGTGATTCACAGAGATATAAAACctgaaaatttgttacttaCGTTTGCCGGCGATGTAAAGCTAGCCGACTTTGGTTGGTCTGTTCACGCGCCATCTTCCAA GAGAAACACGCTGTGCGGAACACTGGATTATTTACCACCGGAAATGGTAACAGGACAAACCTATGACATATACGTCGATCACTGGTGTTTGGGTATTCTTTGTTACGAGTTCTTAGTCGGTTCGCCACCGTTTCTTAGCGACTCGCAACAGGAAActtacgttaaaataaaaactttaaatataaattggcCAGAATCCATTACACCTGGAGCTAAAGATCTTATATCAAAg ttaattaaacgaaaaagcTCAGAAAGGATTTCTATGGCCGCggttaaaaaacatttttggatTCTGAAATACAAGGATGCGcgttaa
- the LOC128877970 gene encoding calcineurin subunit B type 2, whose protein sequence is MGNESSLPMELCSNFDVDEIRRLGKRFRKLDLDNSGALSIDEFMSLPELQQNPLVQRVIDIFDADGNGEVDFKEFIHGVSQFSVKGDKESKLRFAFRIYDMDNDGFISNGELFQVLKMMVGNNLKDTQLQQIVDKTILFADKDEDGKISFEEFCSVVGNTDIHKKMVVDV, encoded by the exons ATG gGTAACGAAAGCTCGCTGCCTATGGAACTATGTTCAAACT TTGACGTCGACGAAATTAGAAGACTAGGGAAACGGTTTCGGAAGCTAGATCTGGATAACAGCGGCGCTTTAAGTATCGACGAATTCATGTCATTACCGGAATTACAACAGAATCCTTTGGTTCAACGCGTGATAGATATATTCGATGCTGACGGTAACGGAGAAGTggattttaaagaatttattcatgGTGTTTCTCAGTTCAGTGTTAag GGTGACAAAGAGAGCAAATTAAGATTTGCCTTTAGAATTTACGATATGGACAACGACGGTTTCATAAGCAATGGAGAACTGTTCCAAGTGTTAAAAATGATGGTAGGCAACAATTTGAAAGACACGCAACTTCAACAGATCGTCGATAAAACGATTTTGTTCGCCGATAAAGACGAAGATGGCAAAATTAGTTTCGAGGAATTTTGTTCG GTTGTTGGTAACACAGATATTCATAAGAAAATGGTGGTTGacgtttaa